From the genome of Vicia villosa cultivar HV-30 ecotype Madison, WI linkage group LG2, Vvil1.0, whole genome shotgun sequence, one region includes:
- the LOC131650277 gene encoding uncharacterized protein LOC131650277, which produces MVDGPWFIYDHYLTVKEWTPDFHPENDSIVNVAVWIRISGLPVEYYNPKVLQVIGNLVGRTVKVDKNMLQSERGKYARICVEVDISKPLLAMFELKDKSYRVEFEGLHLLCILYGKFGHYKEGCSLMKNGEGLILSVNEQSHGVGTTSNGKKGAIDEKGQEDGPWQVVQKQRRIRKMPESKKKVPATGSWLAKARSRFQALGNDMGETSGVVKESNNGRELNKENVDGIKSNDRNTVEVFMETERNNDAIINTVNGHDETMIMQDSIVSVTNILGEGSQGKKDDVEEGQLLVKYKSNTNKGERKGKQMDNKGTNKKGSRLGTRGNMGFKDKNEGPRKRNIETVLGKKPHAEILSNKHVNIQRESSGKQLIEDGGVTILEQLNGNNPFGRIDSLTQKINDLHGVHGNGDINITLNYAARPPDVSIKDKDNNETGAVDLNIPRDEGFISSEGEQARAIGCSMEEEIVQETPELC; this is translated from the coding sequence ATGGTAGATGGACCATGGTTCATATATGATCATTACTTGACAGTTAAGGAGTGGACTCCAGATTTTCACCCTGAAAATGATTCTATTGTGAATGTTGCGGTGTGGATCAGAATTTCAGGCCTACCAGTTGAGTATTACAATCCGAAGGTTTTGCAAGTGATTGGAAATTTGGTTGGTCGAACAGTAAAAGTAGACAAGAATATGCTACAAAGTGAAAGAGGTAAATATGCAAGGATCTGTGTTGAAGTTGATATCTCGAAACCGCTACTTGCAATGTTTGAGTTGAAAGATAAGAGTTATAGGGTTGAATTCGAGGGACTGCATCTGCTATGTATTCTGTATGGAAAATTTGGTCACTATAAGGAGGGGTGCTCCTTGATGAAAAATGGGGAGGGTCTGATCTTGAGTGTAAATGAACAAAGTCATGGTGTAGGCACAACTTCAAATGGGAAGAAAGGAGCAATAGATGAGAAGGGGCAGGAAGATGGTCCTTGGCAGGTAGTGCAAAAACAACGAAGAATTAGAAAGATGCCAGAGTCCAAAAAGAAAGTACCGGCGACGGGATCTTGGCTGGCCAAGGCGAGATCACGGTTTCAGGCACTAGGGAATGACATGGGAGAAACTAGTGGAGTTGTTAAGGAAAGTAATAATGGGAGGGAGCTAAATAAGGAAAATGTGGATGGTATTAAAAGTAATGACAGAAATACTGTTGAGGTATTTATGGAGACGGAAAGAAATAATGATGCTATTATTAACACAGTCAATGGGCATGATGAGACAATGATTATGCAAGATTCCATCGTATCTGTTACGAATATTTTGGGAGAGGGTAGTCAAGGGAAAAAGGATGATGTCGAGGAAGGGCAGTTATTGGTCAAATATAAAAGCAACACTAATAAAGGAGagagaaaaggaaaacaaatggATAATAAAGGTACAAACAAAAAGGGCAGTAGGCTGGGGACACGTGGAAATATGGGCTTTAAAGACAAAAATGAGGGCCCCAGGAAGCGTAATATTGAAACTGTTTTGGGGAAAAAGCCGCATGCAGAGATTCTCAGCAACAAACATGTGAATATACAAAGGGAAAGTAGTGGAAAACAACTAATAGAAGATGGTGGGGTTACAATTCTAGAGCAACTTAATGGCAACAACCCTTTCGGTCGGATTGATTCTCTCACTCAGAAGATAAATGACTTGCATGGGGTGCATGGGAATGGTGATATTAATATTACGTTAAACTATGCGGCCAGACCACCAGATGTTAGCATCAAGGATAAAGATAACAACGAGACTGGGGCAGTGGACCTTAATATACCAAGGGATGAAGGTTTTATAAGTTCAGAAGGAGAGCAAGCTAGAGCGATAGGCTGCAGTATGGAAGAGGAAATAGTTCAGGAAACCCCTGAGTTGTGCTAA